A DNA window from Haloactinospora alba contains the following coding sequences:
- a CDS encoding RNA-guided endonuclease InsQ/TnpB family protein, with amino-acid sequence MRAVNEAANRVSEVAFERGVPREYELRKHTYAELKARGLGAQAAQHVIKKVRDADTTLTANIRAGNLGAPGSKRRRRAESTPIAFRPEAAQPYDDRCLSWQYDRRTVSLWTTAGRIKNVRFACSAEALTRLQQHRQGESDLIERDGVFYLIATCEVPEGEQYEPDGFIGVDLGIANIATTSTGYQAAGRGLNRHRKRQLVLRAKLQKKRTKSAKRRLKARARREARHAANQNHIISKTIVTEAERTSSGLSLEELTGIRQRVRLSKPQRVALHSWAFAQLAGFIVYKAKGAGVPLVVVDPAYTSQMCAQCQHIDQRNRVDQGLFICRGCGVVAHADRNASHNIAHRGESVWNAGRESRVPATP; translated from the coding sequence CTGCGCGCGGTCAACGAGGCCGCGAACCGGGTGTCGGAGGTGGCGTTTGAGCGTGGCGTGCCGCGTGAATATGAGCTGCGCAAGCACACCTACGCCGAGCTGAAGGCCCGTGGGCTGGGAGCGCAGGCCGCCCAGCACGTCATCAAGAAGGTGCGCGACGCCGACACCACGCTCACGGCCAACATTCGTGCCGGGAACCTCGGCGCGCCAGGATCGAAACGCCGCCGCAGGGCCGAGTCGACACCGATCGCCTTCCGACCTGAGGCCGCCCAGCCCTACGACGATCGATGCTTGTCCTGGCAGTACGACCGCCGAACCGTGTCGCTCTGGACCACGGCGGGCCGTATCAAGAACGTCCGCTTCGCCTGCTCGGCGGAGGCGCTCACGAGGCTCCAGCAGCATCGGCAGGGCGAGTCCGACCTGATCGAGCGTGACGGCGTCTTCTACCTCATTGCCACGTGCGAGGTGCCCGAGGGCGAGCAGTATGAGCCGGACGGCTTCATCGGTGTGGACCTCGGTATCGCCAACATCGCCACCACCTCGACCGGCTACCAGGCTGCCGGGCGCGGCCTGAACCGCCACCGCAAGCGACAGCTCGTCCTGCGAGCCAAGCTCCAGAAGAAGCGCACGAAGTCCGCCAAGCGGCGGCTCAAGGCCCGCGCCCGCCGCGAGGCGCGGCACGCCGCGAACCAGAACCACATTATCTCTAAGACGATCGTGACCGAGGCTGAACGCACCTCGTCCGGACTGTCACTCGAAGAGTTGACGGGTATCCGGCAGAGGGTACGGCTATCCAAGCCCCAACGGGTCGCGCTGCACTCCTGGGCCTTCGCCCAGCTCGCAGGATTCATCGTCTACAAGGCCAAGGGGGCGGGTGTGCCCCTGGTCGTCGTTGACCCTGCCTACACGTCGCAGATGTGCGCACAGTGCCAGCACATCGACCAGCGCAACCGTGTCGACCAGGGGCTTTTCATCTGCCGGGGGTGTGGGGTCGTTGCCCACGCCGACCGGAATGCTTCCCACAACATCGCCCACCGTGGCGAGAGCGTGTGGAATGCGGGGCGTGAGTCACGCGTCCCTGCCACCCCATAA
- a CDS encoding YbaK/EbsC family protein: MGTYERLVRLLDERGASYRLIDHAPEGRTEAVSRLRGNALQQAAKCVVVLVKVDKRTRRYVLAVVPGHARVDLAALKALHHGRYAGFADNETAERLSGSVSGTILPVTFTDELELVVDPSLLERDEIFFNAARLDRSLALATGDYRRAAQPRVHPIAQPPVEPATGGNPRETEADRA, translated from the coding sequence GTGGGCACGTATGAGCGACTGGTCCGGCTGCTGGACGAGCGCGGCGCATCCTACCGGCTGATCGACCATGCGCCGGAAGGCCGGACGGAGGCGGTCAGCCGCCTGCGCGGGAACGCGCTGCAGCAGGCCGCCAAGTGCGTCGTTGTGCTGGTCAAGGTGGACAAGAGAACGCGAAGGTACGTGCTGGCCGTCGTCCCCGGCCACGCCCGCGTGGACCTGGCCGCACTGAAGGCGCTCCACCACGGCCGCTACGCTGGGTTCGCCGACAACGAGACCGCCGAGCGGCTCTCCGGCAGCGTCAGTGGAACGATCCTGCCGGTCACCTTCACCGACGAACTCGAGCTCGTCGTTGACCCCTCGCTGCTGGAGCGCGACGAGATCTTCTTCAACGCCGCGCGTCTGGACCGCTCCCTGGCCCTGGCGACCGGGGACTACCGCCGCGCCGCCCAACCCAGGGTGCATCCGATCGCCCAACCTCCGGTCGAACCCGCCACCGGCGGGAACCCTCGGGAGACGGAGGCCGACCGTGCCTGA
- a CDS encoding cupin domain-containing protein: MEPGSVELPRGQGATVSRELQHRPVAPERTTMLMVEQAGARPTGDSANRGVTPWTPA; encoded by the coding sequence ATGGAACCGGGGTCCGTCGAACTCCCGCGGGGGCAGGGCGCGACCGTTTCCCGAGAGCTCCAGCACCGGCCGGTCGCGCCGGAACGGACCACCATGCTCATGGTCGAACAGGCCGGGGCGCGTCCCACGGGCGACAGCGCCAACCGCGGAGTCACACCATGGACCCCGGCATGA
- a CDS encoding ArsR/SmtB family transcription factor, with protein MEVEVLRALASQRRLRILEWLRDPVAHFPPQADGDLETDGVCGVLIAQKLEVSQPTAGEHLKVLVSAGLIEAKRTKQWVFYRRDEDRIREVKRAFQHDW; from the coding sequence ATGGAGGTTGAGGTTCTCAGGGCGCTGGCGAGCCAGCGGCGGCTGCGGATTCTGGAGTGGCTGCGCGACCCGGTCGCGCACTTCCCGCCGCAGGCGGACGGGGATTTGGAGACCGACGGTGTGTGCGGGGTCCTGATCGCCCAGAAGCTGGAGGTCAGCCAGCCGACGGCTGGCGAGCACCTGAAGGTGCTCGTCTCGGCGGGGCTGATCGAGGCGAAGCGGACCAAGCAGTGGGTGTTCTATCGCCGCGACGAGGACCGCATCCGGGAGGTCAAGCGAGCTTTCCAACACGATTGGTGA
- a CDS encoding dihydrofolate reductase family protein — translation MSKYVFSTSLEDPQWQYTTVLRGDAGEEIRELKSLPGKDIVATGSIRLVHSLIAAGVVDEYRLFVYPVVRGQGARLFADAAAAQQLRLVESRPFRSGGILLRYRSE, via the coding sequence GTGTCCAAGTACGTGTTCTCCACTTCCCTGGAGGACCCCCAGTGGCAGTACACGACGGTGCTGCGCGGCGATGCGGGTGAGGAGATCCGGGAGCTGAAGTCGCTTCCGGGGAAGGACATCGTCGCCACCGGGAGCATCCGGCTGGTCCACAGTCTCATCGCCGCCGGCGTGGTGGACGAGTACCGGCTGTTCGTCTATCCGGTGGTGCGTGGACAGGGGGCCCGACTGTTCGCCGATGCCGCGGCGGCCCAACAGTTGCGCTTGGTGGAGTCGCGCCCGTTCCGCTCCGGGGGCATCCTGCTTCGCTACCGAAGCGAGTAG
- a CDS encoding putative leader peptide, which translates to MTNIWGLTGRRHVDLCRIASQACRRL; encoded by the coding sequence GTGACGAACATTTGGGGACTTACCGGGCGACGGCACGTGGACCTGTGCCGGATCGCCAGCCAGGCGTGTCGCCGGCTGTGA
- a CDS encoding dicarboxylate/amino acid:cation symporter, translated as MLSALRRIPFAVQVLVGLVLGVGLGVVARYMGPVGEDADPNWLGVTLDTIGSTFVTLLMAIVPPLIILAVISSIASLRNVTNAARLAGQTLLWFAITALVAVTIGLGLGSFIQPGANSGVDPSSAEAADSQGSWLAFLESIVPQNFLGLGAETAQESGALTTTLDFNALQLIAISIAVGVAVVKVGKPAEPFLNVVQSALQIVLKILWWIIRLAPLGTLGLLGNAVYSYGWTTIGALGAFVGAIYLGLVLVVFVVYPLLARAHGLPMTKFFSGVWPAVQLGFVSRSSMGTMPVTQRVAETNFGVPQHYASFAVPFGATTKMDGCAAIYPAVAALFVAQFFGVPLGITDYLLIVFVSVIGSAATAGTTGATVMLTLTLSTVGLPLEGVGLLLAVDPILDMGRTATNVAGQALVPTIVSKRERILDTERYNAPRGLDGFVEPEFTTEAERDAAEAHQADAGTSEGSAEEPEDSDTRLAAST; from the coding sequence GTGCTATCCGCACTCAGACGTATCCCCTTCGCAGTTCAGGTCCTTGTCGGTCTGGTCCTCGGCGTCGGCCTGGGCGTCGTGGCCCGCTACATGGGTCCGGTCGGTGAGGACGCTGACCCCAACTGGCTCGGTGTCACCCTGGACACCATCGGCTCGACGTTCGTCACGCTGCTCATGGCGATCGTCCCGCCGCTGATCATCCTCGCCGTCATCTCCTCGATCGCCAGCCTGCGCAACGTCACCAACGCCGCCCGGCTGGCGGGACAGACCCTGCTGTGGTTCGCGATCACCGCCCTCGTCGCGGTGACGATCGGGCTGGGGCTGGGCTCGTTCATCCAACCCGGCGCGAACAGCGGCGTCGACCCCTCCTCCGCCGAGGCGGCCGACAGCCAGGGAAGCTGGCTCGCCTTCCTGGAGAGCATCGTCCCGCAGAACTTCCTGGGACTGGGCGCCGAGACCGCCCAGGAGAGCGGCGCGCTCACCACGACGCTGGACTTCAACGCGCTGCAGCTCATCGCGATCTCCATCGCGGTGGGAGTCGCCGTCGTCAAGGTCGGCAAACCGGCCGAACCGTTCCTCAACGTCGTCCAGTCCGCGCTGCAGATCGTCCTGAAGATCCTGTGGTGGATCATCCGGCTCGCCCCGCTGGGCACCCTGGGGCTGCTGGGCAACGCGGTCTACAGCTACGGCTGGACCACCATCGGCGCGCTCGGCGCGTTCGTCGGCGCGATCTACCTCGGCCTGGTGCTGGTGGTGTTCGTCGTCTACCCGCTGCTGGCGCGGGCGCACGGCCTGCCCATGACGAAGTTCTTCAGCGGGGTGTGGCCGGCCGTCCAGCTGGGCTTCGTGTCCCGCTCCTCGATGGGCACCATGCCCGTCACCCAGCGCGTCGCGGAGACGAACTTCGGCGTTCCCCAGCACTACGCGTCGTTCGCGGTGCCGTTCGGCGCCACCACCAAGATGGACGGGTGCGCCGCCATCTACCCGGCGGTCGCGGCGCTGTTCGTCGCGCAGTTCTTCGGCGTCCCGCTGGGCATCACCGACTACCTGCTGATCGTGTTCGTCTCCGTGATCGGCTCCGCGGCCACCGCCGGGACCACCGGTGCCACGGTCATGCTGACCCTGACCCTGTCCACGGTCGGGCTGCCGCTGGAAGGCGTCGGCCTGCTGCTGGCCGTCGACCCGATCCTGGACATGGGCCGCACCGCCACCAACGTGGCCGGCCAGGCGCTCGTGCCCACCATCGTCTCCAAGCGGGAACGGATCCTGGACACCGAGCGCTACAACGCGCCGCGCGGCCTGGACGGGTTCGTCGAACCGGAGTTCACCACGGAGGCGGAACGCGACGCGGCCGAGGCGCACCAGGCTGACGCCGGAACTTCCGAGGGGTCCGCGGAGGAACCCGAGGACTCCGACACCCGACTGGCCGCCTCGACGTAG